Proteins from one Bradyrhizobium roseum genomic window:
- a CDS encoding response regulator gives MTKRILTVDDSKTMRDMVSFTLKKAGFDVAEAEDGKVALNVLGGGKFDLIITDLNMPNMDGITLIKNVRAGSNHRGVPILILTTESDGTKKADGKNAGATGWLVKPFSPEKLIELVQRVCP, from the coding sequence ATGACGAAGCGAATTCTCACCGTGGATGACTCCAAGACCATGCGCGACATGGTTTCGTTCACGCTCAAGAAAGCCGGGTTTGATGTGGCCGAAGCCGAGGACGGCAAGGTCGCGCTGAATGTGCTCGGAGGCGGGAAGTTCGATCTGATCATCACCGATCTGAACATGCCCAACATGGACGGCATCACACTCATCAAGAACGTCCGCGCCGGTTCAAACCATCGCGGCGTTCCGATCCTGATTCTCACCACCGAGAGCGACGGTACGAAGAAGGCCGATGGCAAGAATGCCGGTGCGACCGGTTGGCTCGTGAAGCCGTTCAGTCCGGAAAAGCTCATTGAGCTGGTTCAGCGCGTGTGCCCATGA
- a CDS encoding chemotaxis protein CheW, which translates to MQPENQSISTLSQDSLDRAAAGENTEQFITFTLGEEEYGIDIMVVREIKGWTDTTMIPNAPAHVRGVINLRGVIVPIFDLRARFGVGLTVPTSMHVVIIVAAGTRTVGLLVDTVSDIISVDPKAIRPIPEMGLPTEDQYLAGLVAIENRMVTLVSLAGLFGKPADTTRRVANADSPAPKAA; encoded by the coding sequence ATGCAGCCTGAGAATCAGTCGATCAGCACGTTGAGCCAGGACAGCCTTGATCGGGCCGCGGCCGGCGAAAACACCGAGCAGTTCATCACGTTCACGCTCGGCGAGGAGGAGTACGGCATCGACATCATGGTCGTGCGGGAAATCAAGGGATGGACCGACACCACGATGATTCCCAATGCGCCTGCGCATGTGCGCGGCGTGATCAACCTTCGCGGCGTGATCGTGCCGATCTTCGATCTGCGCGCCAGGTTTGGCGTCGGGCTGACCGTTCCGACCAGCATGCACGTCGTCATCATCGTCGCTGCGGGGACGCGGACCGTCGGCCTCTTGGTCGACACCGTCTCCGATATCATTTCGGTCGATCCGAAAGCCATTCGTCCGATCCCGGAAATGGGACTGCCGACGGAAGACCAGTACCTGGCGGGCCTTGTCGCCATCGAAAACCGGATGGTGACCCTGGTGTCGTTGGCCGGACTATTCGGAAAGCCGGCCGATACGACCAGGCGAGTTGCCAATGCCGATTCACCCGCCCCGAAAGCCGCCTAA
- a CDS encoding DUF3754 domain-containing protein yields MDAPVEAGPVVAPRQQRDRVIPLRKSDIIDGLVAEGRFDEGEQEKFTQLARMLGAILHFEYAAELDRLRETYFYFDPEVDPREFGLAKDLSEPYRQLSDEFIRILTDANFVEVSHEEITKAFAERARVRVKIKAPIEDYRDVRMFRRGSHMETIEIPAWFGLRKRPLEVKVYDDVVLMVATKPDDMSSDETRKALSSARSGGQKVRSGAVLFKYFRHIARADLKALFPNVRVVRSLLDHLMLGVPAILGGVPILIKLASTLTVLFLVAGFYLGLSGTMQDRDMEQALAALSGILALGAFLLRQWGNFHRQSLIHQKQVTDNVYYRNVNNNAGIFTYLIGEAEDQDWKEVLLAYYGLLIEAGPVTRDVLDARIEALLARVIGVTADFDVDHALSRLRQFDLVIETDGSLTAVPLADALRRLDRAWKGLLGTATT; encoded by the coding sequence ATGGATGCGCCCGTCGAGGCCGGCCCCGTGGTCGCCCCGCGCCAGCAGCGCGACCGCGTCATTCCGCTGCGCAAGTCTGACATCATCGACGGGCTGGTTGCCGAGGGCCGTTTTGATGAGGGCGAACAGGAAAAGTTCACGCAGCTGGCCCGCATGCTCGGTGCCATCCTGCACTTTGAATACGCCGCAGAGCTCGATCGGCTGCGCGAGACCTATTTTTACTTCGATCCCGAGGTCGACCCGCGCGAGTTCGGCTTGGCCAAGGATCTGAGCGAGCCCTACCGGCAATTGAGCGACGAATTCATCCGCATATTGACCGATGCCAACTTCGTCGAGGTGTCGCATGAGGAAATCACAAAGGCCTTTGCCGAGCGCGCCCGGGTACGGGTGAAGATCAAGGCGCCGATCGAGGATTATCGCGATGTCCGCATGTTCCGCCGCGGCAGCCACATGGAGACGATCGAGATTCCGGCCTGGTTCGGCCTGCGCAAGCGTCCACTCGAGGTCAAGGTCTACGACGACGTCGTGCTGATGGTTGCGACCAAGCCCGACGACATGAGTTCGGACGAAACGCGCAAGGCGCTGTCGAGCGCGCGAAGCGGTGGGCAAAAGGTCCGCAGCGGCGCGGTGCTGTTCAAATATTTCCGGCACATTGCGCGCGCCGATCTCAAGGCACTGTTTCCCAATGTGCGCGTGGTCAGAAGCCTGCTTGACCATCTCATGCTGGGCGTGCCGGCCATTCTCGGCGGCGTTCCGATCCTGATCAAGCTGGCATCGACCCTCACCGTGCTGTTTTTGGTCGCCGGATTCTATCTCGGCCTTTCCGGCACGATGCAGGACCGCGACATGGAGCAGGCGCTGGCCGCGCTCAGCGGAATATTGGCGCTGGGCGCCTTCCTGCTGCGGCAGTGGGGAAATTTCCACCGCCAGTCGCTGATCCACCAGAAGCAGGTCACCGACAACGTCTATTACCGCAACGTCAACAACAATGCCGGCATCTTCACCTACCTGATCGGCGAGGCGGAGGATCAGGACTGGAAGGAAGTGCTGCTTGCCTATTACGGCCTGTTGATCGAAGCGGGGCCCGTCACGCGTGACGTACTCGATGCGCGGATCGAGGCGCTTCTGGCGCGCGTGATCGGCGTCACCGCCGATTTCGACGTCGATCACGCCCTGTCGCGGCTGAGACAGTTTGATCTCGTCATCGAGACCGATGGCAGCCTCACGGCGGTGCCGCTTGCCGACGCGCTCCGACGGCTCGATCGGGCGTGGAAGGGGCTTTTGGGAACGGCGACGACCTGA
- a CDS encoding ATP-binding protein, with product MNDARQADSGISTKAGTAHRLEVSWIVLFGLLLIIGLVAGTIIMVSHFRERALAKAEREIENTVLLLSRHLDQRFEDFTDGQARLANRLALADIETAEEFRAQKSTPGVRMLLNDEIGSDFDPSDVFIFDVDGNVINTSQPGLLPRTNISESDYFKAFRSDSTSATTIVQSVRSIVTGKRTTVLARKLTNASGVFLGVLTRRIEAYRFEKLLGATMLGQGSTIKLIHRNGELIARLPRDERLIGEGVADDPVFKQAVTTSGPATVRLEAEADSEDRLASARQLRNYPIWVVATMTTEMALADWREQTRLLFVVACLLAAVMVAVFLLIGWRFSQERRTSEQQLALGKQRLDDALTSMSQGLCMSDRDRKLVLSNPRFREIYDLDERQVEPGVSVDTLMQKAIAGGDRFELPEGSNRDTAWQEHRVARLANGRSISVRCTPTPGGGWVSTHADITEREIAAATLADRVAELTHARNSLEAQKLELMATTEALSRSRDAAEAASRAKSDFLAMMSHEVRTPMAGMMGMIDLLAGTDLDDEQRSLTNIAHESANSLLGVVNNILDFSKLEAGNVTPESIPFSLKHSVAAVVNLLGLKARGKGLLLETSVSEEIPEYLSGDPNRIGQIMLNLVGNAIKFTEQGSVRIEASQVVVAEYQIELRIKVIDTGPGIPPDVLASLFSPFTQADSSVSRRYGGTGLGLAICRQLCRMMGGDIGVESEPGRGSVFWFNVRCAPCLEPPAMASPPLAPRGVSAGSDIKILVAEDSPIIRTLISKLLARLGYQANLVTNGAQALEAMQKEHYDLVLMDMQMPVMDGITATRQIRALPGLERDIPIIALTANALVGERERCLAAGMNAFLTKPIQPNLLAAAILHWGARPAEASSQDRPRAVSV from the coding sequence TTGAACGACGCACGACAGGCAGACAGCGGAATATCCACGAAAGCCGGTACCGCGCATCGGCTGGAAGTCTCGTGGATCGTCCTCTTTGGTCTGTTGCTGATCATCGGGCTCGTCGCGGGCACCATCATCATGGTCAGCCATTTTCGCGAGAGAGCGCTCGCGAAAGCCGAACGCGAGATAGAAAATACGGTGCTGCTGCTCTCCCGCCACCTCGACCAGCGGTTCGAAGACTTCACGGATGGTCAGGCGCGGCTGGCGAACCGGCTGGCTCTCGCCGACATCGAGACAGCGGAAGAGTTCAGGGCTCAGAAATCGACGCCCGGCGTACGCATGCTGCTCAACGACGAGATCGGCAGCGACTTCGATCCGAGCGACGTCTTCATTTTCGATGTCGACGGCAACGTCATCAACACGTCGCAGCCGGGCCTGCTGCCCAGAACCAACATCTCGGAAAGCGACTACTTCAAGGCTTTCCGCTCCGACTCGACCTCGGCCACGACAATCGTGCAATCCGTTCGCAGCATCGTGACCGGCAAGCGCACTACCGTTCTCGCGCGCAAACTCACCAACGCGAGCGGCGTCTTCCTCGGCGTACTGACGCGACGAATCGAAGCATACAGGTTCGAGAAGCTGCTGGGAGCCACCATGCTCGGCCAGGGCTCAACGATCAAGTTGATTCACCGCAATGGGGAACTGATCGCACGGCTTCCGCGAGATGAAAGACTTATCGGCGAGGGCGTTGCCGACGATCCCGTATTCAAGCAGGCGGTGACGACATCCGGCCCCGCGACCGTAAGACTGGAAGCCGAGGCCGATAGCGAGGATCGGCTGGCTTCAGCGCGCCAACTTCGCAACTATCCGATCTGGGTCGTAGCGACGATGACGACGGAGATGGCATTGGCCGACTGGCGCGAGCAGACGCGCCTTCTCTTTGTGGTCGCCTGCCTCCTCGCCGCGGTGATGGTGGCCGTATTCCTGCTGATCGGTTGGCGCTTTTCGCAGGAGCGCCGGACTTCGGAACAGCAGCTCGCGCTCGGAAAGCAGCGCCTCGACGACGCACTGACCAGCATGTCTCAAGGTCTTTGCATGTCCGACAGGGATCGCAAGCTCGTCCTTTCAAACCCTCGGTTCCGGGAGATTTACGATCTCGACGAACGGCAGGTCGAGCCCGGCGTCTCGGTCGACACGTTGATGCAGAAGGCGATCGCCGGTGGCGACCGGTTTGAATTGCCGGAAGGCTCCAACCGTGACACCGCCTGGCAGGAGCATCGTGTGGCGAGACTTGCCAACGGGCGCTCCATTTCGGTTCGCTGTACGCCGACGCCCGGCGGCGGCTGGGTTTCGACGCATGCGGACATTACCGAGCGCGAGATCGCCGCGGCGACGCTGGCAGATCGCGTGGCCGAACTGACTCATGCGCGAAATTCGCTGGAAGCCCAGAAGCTCGAACTGATGGCGACCACGGAGGCCCTGAGCAGGTCGAGGGACGCCGCCGAGGCCGCGAGCCGCGCGAAATCGGACTTCCTGGCGATGATGAGCCACGAAGTCCGCACGCCGATGGCCGGCATGATGGGAATGATCGACCTGCTGGCGGGTACCGATCTCGACGACGAGCAGCGCAGCCTCACCAACATCGCGCACGAATCCGCGAACAGCCTGCTTGGCGTGGTCAACAACATTCTGGACTTCTCCAAGCTCGAGGCAGGCAACGTCACGCCTGAGTCGATTCCGTTCAGCCTGAAGCATTCGGTCGCGGCCGTCGTCAACCTGCTTGGCCTCAAGGCCCGCGGCAAGGGCCTGCTGCTCGAGACATCGGTCAGCGAGGAGATTCCGGAGTATCTCAGCGGCGATCCCAACCGGATCGGCCAGATCATGCTCAATCTTGTCGGCAACGCCATCAAGTTCACCGAGCAAGGATCGGTCCGGATCGAAGCGTCGCAGGTAGTCGTCGCCGAATACCAGATCGAACTCCGGATCAAGGTGATCGACACCGGCCCGGGAATCCCGCCGGATGTCCTTGCCTCACTATTCAGCCCGTTCACGCAAGCGGACTCGTCGGTGTCCCGCAGATATGGCGGCACCGGTCTCGGGCTGGCGATCTGCAGGCAATTGTGCCGCATGATGGGCGGCGATATCGGCGTCGAGAGCGAACCGGGCCGCGGCAGCGTGTTCTGGTTCAACGTGCGCTGCGCACCGTGCCTGGAGCCGCCGGCGATGGCGTCGCCGCCACTGGCGCCGCGGGGCGTTTCCGCCGGCAGCGACATCAAGATCCTCGTCGCTGAAGACAGCCCCATCATCAGGACGCTGATTTCAAAACTGCTGGCGCGGCTGGGCTATCAGGCGAACCTGGTGACCAACGGCGCGCAGGCGCTCGAGGCGATGCAGAAGGAGCATTACGACCTTGTGCTGATGGACATGCAGATGCCAGTGATGGACGGCATTACGGCCACCCGGCAGATCCGCGCGCTGCCTGGACTCGAGCGCGACATACCGATCATTGCCCTGACGGCGAATGCGCTGGTGGGCGAGCGGGAGCGCTGCCTGGCCGCCGGCATGAATGCGTTCTTGACCAAGCCGATCCAACCGAACCTGCTTGCCGCTGCGATCCTGCACTGGGGCGCCCGCCCGGCGGAAGCTTCGTCGCAAGACCGACCGCGTGCGGTGAGCGTGTAG
- a CDS encoding response regulator transcription factor, giving the protein MSDVYEGRRQIYVVDDDPIVREVLSIILRKEGYDVICFADGAALLAAGNKKLPACILLDIDIPGPSGIEVLKKLRASKCTVPVFIISGKGDIPTAVEAINCGAVDFIEKPFRGSDVVARLRAELAGDPSRQPAASDICPTFECLTVRENEVLKLCVEGASSKEISAKLNISFRTVEDHRSNIIRKLGVRNTAEMVLKAMSMAPARMSAAS; this is encoded by the coding sequence ATGAGCGATGTCTACGAGGGCCGGCGTCAGATTTACGTTGTCGATGACGACCCCATCGTCCGCGAGGTGTTGTCGATCATCCTGCGCAAGGAAGGATACGACGTCATTTGTTTCGCCGATGGCGCCGCGCTGCTGGCAGCGGGCAACAAGAAGCTGCCGGCCTGCATCCTGCTCGACATCGATATTCCCGGTCCGTCCGGCATCGAGGTCCTGAAGAAGCTGCGCGCGAGCAAGTGCACGGTGCCGGTCTTCATCATTTCGGGCAAGGGCGATATTCCGACCGCGGTCGAGGCGATCAATTGCGGTGCGGTGGATTTCATCGAGAAGCCGTTTCGCGGCAGCGACGTCGTCGCGCGCCTGCGCGCCGAGCTTGCGGGCGACCCGAGCCGGCAACCGGCCGCCTCCGACATTTGCCCGACTTTCGAATGCCTGACCGTCCGCGAGAACGAGGTTCTCAAGCTGTGCGTGGAAGGCGCGTCGAGCAAGGAGATCAGTGCAAAGCTCAACATCAGCTTTCGCACCGTGGAGGATCATCGCTCCAACATCATTCGCAAGCTCGGCGTCAGGAACACCGCCGAGATGGTGCTGAAAGCGATGAGCATGGCGCCCGCAAGGATGTCCGCCGCCTCCTGA
- a CDS encoding host attachment family protein, translating into MLVPKGTIVAVADGEKFNLFSNTGDETAPALTAMPEVDVENVNKGSGASHQSSSANPDDSQASEDGFAGGIADLLNKRVLDGKISDLIIIAAPRTLGELRKSYHKKLSEVLRGEIPKDLTGHAVHDIEKTIAAA; encoded by the coding sequence ATGCTGGTCCCCAAGGGAACGATCGTAGCCGTCGCCGACGGCGAAAAGTTCAATTTGTTCAGCAACACGGGTGACGAGACCGCCCCGGCGCTCACCGCGATGCCCGAGGTGGATGTCGAGAACGTCAACAAGGGGTCGGGCGCAAGCCATCAAAGCAGTTCGGCCAATCCGGATGACAGCCAGGCCTCGGAAGATGGATTCGCCGGAGGCATCGCGGATCTGCTCAACAAGCGGGTGCTCGATGGCAAGATTTCCGATCTGATCATCATCGCCGCTCCGCGCACCCTCGGCGAGCTTCGCAAAAGCTACCACAAAAAGCTGTCCGAAGTTCTTCGCGGCGAGATCCCTAAGGATCTGACGGGTCATGCGGTGCACGATATCGAGAAGACCATCGCTGCGGCGTGA
- a CDS encoding chemotaxis protein CheA produces the protein MTTQNEGYPLEQFRKTYFEECAELLDALQANLDSLSNGSGDDDTLHAIFRSVHSIKGGAGAFGFDGLVAFSHVFESLLDAMREDKIPATPDVTQLLLRASDALGDIVNAARADRALPADFASDIRSAMQEVLLGASDEADATPIQNETVAAAVDVSGEQRYRIQFTPHSEMLQKANEPLLLVKQLRKLGGLTIEADVSKLPVLNALEPEAAYIGWTFVLETGAPQSAVHEVFEFVEDDCDLKIEMLGNSAGESAEPPPSAAPGATAAIATPANEPAATPAPTPTQSIRVDVDKVDRLVNLVGELVITQAMLTEQGTLLPVDQYPAMLHGIEALAQSARELQESVMAIRAQPVKSVFARMPRVVRDLAATLHKEVRIVTAGEMTEIDKTVIEQLNDPLTHMIRNALDHGIEGPDERAAAGKPRQGTIHLSAAQRSGRIVIEVSDDGRGLNREKVLAKAQDRGLVAPGASLTDEEIDNLIFLPAFSTADVVSNISGRGVGMDVVKRNVQALGGRISVQSRFGHGSKFTLSLPLTLAVVDGMVVSVGKETFILPLTAIIESLRPQPNDIHPVVGRGDVLALRGEYLPLTYLHRCFAIDTLVTDPCQGIVIIVQRDGAGTIGIVVDELLGQQQVVVKSLEANYDAVDGISGATILGNGRVALILDVTHLREIDDGSGGNLKPQRPAQPIEVQEDMTHAA, from the coding sequence ATGACCACGCAGAATGAGGGCTACCCGCTCGAGCAGTTCAGGAAGACCTATTTCGAGGAATGTGCCGAGCTTCTTGATGCGCTGCAAGCCAATCTTGATTCGCTGTCCAACGGATCGGGCGACGACGATACCTTGCATGCCATCTTCCGCTCGGTGCACTCCATCAAGGGTGGCGCCGGCGCTTTCGGTTTTGATGGGCTGGTTGCGTTCTCGCATGTGTTCGAAAGCCTGCTCGATGCCATGCGCGAGGATAAAATCCCGGCGACACCGGATGTGACGCAATTGCTGCTGCGCGCCAGCGATGCGCTCGGCGACATCGTCAACGCCGCGCGCGCCGACCGGGCGCTGCCCGCCGATTTCGCGTCCGACATCCGATCCGCGATGCAGGAGGTGCTGCTCGGAGCCTCGGATGAGGCCGACGCGACGCCGATCCAAAACGAAACCGTCGCGGCGGCGGTCGACGTCAGCGGGGAGCAGCGCTACCGCATTCAGTTCACCCCGCATTCGGAGATGCTGCAGAAGGCCAACGAGCCCCTGTTGCTGGTCAAGCAGTTGCGCAAGCTCGGCGGCCTGACCATCGAGGCCGATGTGTCCAAGTTGCCGGTGCTGAACGCGCTGGAGCCTGAAGCCGCCTATATCGGCTGGACGTTCGTGCTGGAGACCGGTGCGCCGCAAAGCGCGGTCCATGAAGTATTCGAATTCGTCGAAGACGATTGCGATCTGAAGATCGAGATGCTGGGCAATTCCGCCGGCGAAAGTGCAGAGCCTCCTCCGTCGGCCGCCCCGGGTGCCACGGCCGCAATAGCGACGCCGGCGAACGAACCGGCGGCAACTCCGGCTCCCACGCCTACGCAATCCATTCGGGTGGACGTCGACAAGGTCGACCGGCTGGTCAACCTGGTCGGCGAACTCGTGATTACCCAGGCAATGCTCACCGAGCAGGGCACGCTGCTTCCCGTCGATCAATACCCGGCGATGCTCCATGGCATCGAAGCGCTGGCCCAGAGCGCGCGCGAGTTGCAGGAGAGCGTGATGGCGATCCGCGCCCAGCCGGTGAAGTCGGTGTTTGCGCGGATGCCGCGGGTGGTCCGCGATCTGGCGGCGACTTTGCACAAGGAAGTCAGGATCGTCACCGCAGGCGAGATGACCGAGATCGACAAGACCGTCATCGAGCAGCTGAACGATCCGCTCACCCACATGATCCGCAACGCGCTCGATCATGGCATCGAAGGCCCCGACGAGCGCGCCGCCGCCGGCAAGCCCCGCCAGGGAACCATACATCTGTCTGCGGCACAGCGCAGCGGCCGCATCGTGATCGAGGTCTCCGACGACGGCCGCGGGCTCAACCGCGAAAAGGTCCTTGCCAAGGCCCAGGACCGCGGCCTGGTGGCGCCGGGCGCCAGCCTGACCGACGAGGAAATCGACAACCTGATCTTCCTGCCGGCATTCTCGACGGCGGACGTCGTCTCCAATATTTCCGGGCGCGGCGTCGGCATGGACGTGGTGAAACGCAACGTCCAGGCGCTCGGCGGCCGCATCAGCGTGCAGTCGCGCTTCGGCCACGGATCGAAGTTCACGCTGTCGCTGCCGCTGACGCTGGCGGTGGTCGACGGCATGGTGGTTTCGGTCGGCAAGGAGACTTTCATTCTGCCGCTGACCGCCATCATCGAAAGCCTGCGACCGCAGCCGAACGACATCCATCCCGTGGTAGGCCGAGGCGACGTGCTCGCGCTGCGCGGCGAATACCTGCCGCTGACCTACCTGCATCGCTGCTTCGCGATCGACACCTTAGTGACGGACCCTTGCCAGGGCATCGTCATCATCGTCCAGCGCGACGGCGCGGGCACGATCGGCATCGTGGTCGACGAACTGCTGGGACAGCAACAGGTCGTCGTGAAGAGCCTGGAAGCCAACTACGACGCCGTCGACGGCATCAGCGGCGCCACCATCCTGGGAAACGGCCGGGTGGCGCTGATCCTTGACGTGACGCATCTCCGCGAGATCGACGACGGTTCCGGCGGAAATCTGAAGCCGCAGCGGCCCGCCCAACCAATCGAGGTTCAAGAGGATATGACCCATGCAGCCTGA
- a CDS encoding alpha/beta fold hydrolase: MAAIPFLKPLRRSVSGRRRNRKASSLVTASTIAIAALAAAAAVNRYLANKAERDNPPVGRFLDVNGVRLHYVERGTGDTVVLLHGNGSMIQDFESSGLIDLAAKNFRVVVFDRPGFGHSERPRGTVWTPGAQAELIKAALTQLGVSRAIILGHSWGASVAVAMGLKYPDLVRGLVLASGYYYPTVRPDVVAMGAPALPIVGDLLSQTISPLLSRAIWPLMLKKLFGPKSVPTKFQAFPKEMALRPSQIRASASEAALMIPDAFGLRGKYKDLQMPTVIIAGEDDKLIDIDSQSARLHDDVSQSTIRRITGNGHMIQQTATNEVMSAIREVAGASTQRAAAE; this comes from the coding sequence ATGGCCGCCATTCCCTTTCTGAAGCCTCTTCGCCGCTCCGTTTCCGGTCGGCGTCGAAATCGCAAGGCATCTTCGCTCGTCACGGCTTCGACGATCGCGATCGCAGCTTTGGCTGCTGCCGCCGCCGTCAATCGATATCTCGCGAACAAGGCGGAACGTGACAATCCGCCGGTCGGCCGCTTCCTGGACGTCAACGGCGTGCGGCTGCACTACGTCGAACGCGGCACAGGCGACACCGTGGTGCTTCTGCACGGTAACGGAAGCATGATCCAGGATTTCGAATCGAGCGGCCTGATCGACCTCGCCGCCAAGAATTTTCGGGTCGTCGTGTTCGATCGTCCCGGCTTCGGCCATAGCGAACGTCCGCGCGGCACGGTGTGGACGCCCGGTGCCCAGGCAGAACTGATCAAGGCGGCGCTGACGCAGCTTGGCGTTTCCAGGGCAATCATACTTGGACACTCCTGGGGCGCGTCGGTGGCGGTCGCCATGGGTCTGAAATATCCGGACCTGGTCCGTGGACTGGTTCTGGCATCGGGATATTACTATCCCACGGTCAGGCCTGATGTGGTCGCGATGGGCGCGCCTGCGCTACCGATCGTTGGCGACTTGCTCAGCCAGACGATATCGCCCCTGCTGAGCCGCGCGATATGGCCTCTCATGCTCAAAAAACTCTTTGGCCCGAAATCGGTGCCGACGAAATTCCAGGCTTTCCCGAAGGAGATGGCGCTGCGGCCCTCGCAGATCAGGGCATCCGCATCGGAGGCTGCGCTGATGATTCCCGACGCATTCGGGCTGCGCGGCAAGTATAAGGACTTGCAAATGCCGACCGTCATCATCGCCGGCGAAGACGACAAGCTGATCGACATCGACAGTCAATCAGCCCGGCTGCATGACGACGTCTCCCAGAGCACGATCCGCAGGATCACCGGCAATGGCCACATGATACAGCAGACTGCGACGAATGAAGTCATGTCAGCCATCAGGGAAGTCGCCGGCGCATCAACGCAACGCGCGGCCGCGGAGTAA
- a CDS encoding STAS domain-containing protein encodes MTAIAGDENITSVSETGDGRYSVPATLDLTAARELRERLVGMLSGNSVVLDMSAVDRMSTPCVQVLLAAGRSADAAKVSFRIVDASDAFRAAVADLGLETQFFKWVS; translated from the coding sequence ATGACTGCAATAGCCGGAGACGAGAACATCACCTCCGTTTCGGAGACCGGGGATGGCCGCTACAGCGTGCCCGCCACGCTCGATCTGACCGCCGCGCGGGAATTACGCGAGCGCCTCGTTGGGATGCTGTCCGGCAATAGCGTCGTACTCGACATGAGCGCGGTGGATCGAATGTCGACGCCATGCGTGCAGGTCCTGCTCGCAGCCGGACGCTCTGCTGACGCGGCGAAGGTTTCATTCCGGATCGTCGATGCATCCGACGCGTTTCGTGCGGCCGTCGCCGATCTGGGCCTGGAAACACAATTTTTTAAGTGGGTGTCTTGA